AAGCGACCGACGGAGCCAGTCAACAAGTGTCGCTGCTGCAGCTGTGGCGGCACCAGGCAACAGAGCGAAAGGGGCGTCACCTGTCCTCCTGGCGTTCGCGCCACCGCTCCCTTCCGCACGATCCAAAGCGAGTCCTGTACGTATCCAATCCCTCCGCCTGTTCAGGTGCTGAGGAGAGCCTGTGTCAAGTGGTCGCGCATCTCGATAGAGACCGATACTGCGCGGCGGGCCTCGTGGCGATGGACGGTGAGTTCGTCAGCCGCATGCGTCCCAGCACCGACGTTATGTTCGTTCGGAATCAGGAATTCGCGAGCAGTTCGTTGTGTAACTATCGCTACGTTCGTTCGGTTTTGCAGGAGTGGGCACCAAATTTGATCCACAACAATGGTGATTCGGGAACTCCTCTGTTGATTGCAGCTTCGGAACTCCAGATCCCTATGGTCCAGCACGTGCGCGTTGTCAATCTGAGCAGTTGGAGGGAAACGCTGGATTCCGCCACTAAAGTTATCGCTGTGTCACACTTTATCAAGCATCGTGTGGTCGCATGCGACGTCGATGAGAACGCCGTAAAGGTCATCTACGACGGCGTCGACGTCTCCAGGTTTGCACCAGATGTGATCGCTCGTGCCGACGCGCGCCGCCGTCTTCAATTGCCTGCCTCCTTGCGCACCGTGCTTATCATCGCGCGATTCGTTGCCAACAAACGTCACGATTTGCTGATTCGTGCCATCGCGGAACTAAATCGTCGCCATCTATCCGTTCATCTGCTGTGCGTGGGCGAGGCGATGCCAAACGACCGGACGTATGGGCAGACGCTTGCGTTGGTACATGAGCTGGACCTGAGGGAGCAGGTCACTTTCGCCGGCTTTCTGGCAGACGTTCGCTTGGCCATGGCCGCGGCGGACGTGCTGGTGTTGTGTTCGGATTACGAGCCGCTCGGCACATGTGTTCTGGAAGCAATGGCGATGGGCTTGCCAGTGGTTGTTACGAGGGCTGGCGGGCTTGTCGAGCTTCTAACGCATTCTGGTGGTGGGATGCTCGTGGACACCAGTGACGTCGCAGCACTGACACGCGCGCTGGACACGATTCTCACTGATCGGTGTTACGCCAGACAGCTCGCCGACGCCGGACTGGCGTACGTACGGGCGCATCTCACCTCGTCCAGCACCGCGCGCGATACGATGCTCCTTTACGACGAGGTTCTCGATTTGGAAACTGGATAAAAGGAGGGCGCCGCAAGACACAAAAGCACTGAACAATCGCCCAAAGGCACGCTATTCATCCCGTATGGCAACAAGCGGATCGATGCGGACGGCATAGCGAAGGGGAATTGCACACGCTGCCGCCGCGGTGATGCCAAAGATCAGTAGCGTCGCCGTCAAGGTGACAGGATCGACAGGCCGCACGCCGAACAGCTGGCTCTCTAGTAGGCGCCCAACGGCCAGCGAACCGCCCAGTCCGAGGCCAACCCCGATCGTCATCATCAGGACGACGTTCTTCAGGAGCAAACGTGAAATCGCCATGGGCGTGGCTCCCATTGCAATGCGGAGGCCGATCTCTCGTGTTCGACCGATTACAGACTGCAGCAGCATTCCGTAGAGGCCAACGGCGGAGAGGAGAAGCGCTAGGCTCCCGAACGCCGTTGAGAGAGTCGCCAGCGTACGCTCCTGACGCAGCGAATCCTCGACCTGCGCGTCCATGGTCTTGGCGTCCCGGAGCAGAATCTGGCCGCTACGGTTGTTGATACGATCCTGGATGACATTGTGCAAGCTTAAGGGGTCCACGGACGTTCCGACCGCGAGTGTCAGTGCAAAATGTTGCTCCAACCCCTGGGAGAGCGGCAGATATAATAATCGCGGTGGTTGTTCGCGTAAGCTGCGATACGCGGTATCTTGAACCACACCCACAATTTGGACGAATTCCTGCCCGAGGGTAAAGGACTTACCGAGTGCATGGTGGATCCCACCAAAATAGAAGCGTGCTGCTGTCTCGCTCATCATTGCCACGCGCTGCCCGTCGGCAGTGTCGCTTGTCGTGAACGTCCGCCCAGCGAGAACAGGAATCTTCATGACGGAAAAATAGCCTGGGCTGACCTCGTTCCGCGTGACCTGAAGGTCGGCGTCGGATCCTGCCACGAATCCGGGAATCCCGATGATGGCCCCGGCGCCCCCTGTGGTAAGGGGAGTCAAGCTCGAAAAGGAGACTTGGCTGACACCGGGAATCGTGCGGACGTCGTCGAGGAGAGTCGACCACAACCCTCCAATCTCGGCTTCGGAGAATGCGTGGTTGTTCGCCTCAACCCGCATCGCCAATACCCCCTCCGGCTGAAAACCCTTATCGACGCTGTGAAGCGCTTGCAGCGTTCTGGCGAGTAACCCAGTGGCGGTGAGCAGCATAATCGCCAGTGCGACTTGGCACAGCAGCAGGCCGCGCGCCAACATTCCGCGCCCACCGATCACGGCACGCGACTGTTGCTGGATCACCTGCGCAGGGGAGATTCTGGAGATCCACAAGACAGGCGCAACGCCACAGATCAGCCCGGCGACTAGGGCAACGGTTGCGGTAAACGCGACGACCCGTGCATCAAGAGGCACGTCAAGGTGGAACCCATCCGAGGGGTCGAGGAGCAACGATGCTAGTACATTAACCGTTCCCCATCCGACAAGCAGACCTAGCAGCGTTCCTCCCGCCACCAGCAGGAAGGTCTCGGCAGCTGCCTGGCGTACTAGTTCGGACCGGTTGGCGCCTAGCGCGACGCGCGTGCTCAACTCCTGCTGCCGTCTGGCCATCCGCATCAGCAACAGACTTGCCACATTGGTACAGGCTAAGAAAAGGACCAATCCGACAATCGCCATGAGCACTAACAGGGGGCCCGAGAATTGGAGTCGGAGTGCATCCAGTCCCTTATTGGCCGTGCTCAACCGCACGCGAGAGAAGTAGCCGCCCCGAATGTTGTCGGAAATACCTTCGCCTTCGACCCAGCGTGTCAGTAATGCCTGCAGCTCCGTATGCGCTGTATCGATGCTGTCCGCGACGGGCAGACGTCCGACAGCCGTCAAGAAAGACGCCGTGTTGTTCTCCAGGACTCGAGAATTGACCAGCGTTAAGGGAAAGGTCACATCCACACGCTGGCCGGGTTGCAGGCCAAAGAATTCGGGCCCGGTCACGCCCACAATCGTTGCCATCCTCTCACCCACTCGGATGGGCTTGCCTAGTACGTCCGGGCGTCTACCAAAACGCTGCTCCCAAAAATGATGGCTGATCACGGCGACGGAGCCGCTGGCGTCCACTCGGCCCATGGTCTGTTCGTTCTCGGAAAGCAGCACGCGCCCAAGCACAGCGCGTACGCCGAGAAGGTCGAAAAAGTTGTCCGACACATATTGTGCCGACACGGATTCGAACTCGCCGTCGATAGTGACAGCCAGCTCAGCGGTTTGGAATGCCGCGAGATGTGATAGCGCTGACGTTTCGTTCCTAAGCGACTGGAAGAGCGGGTAGGAAACTCCGCCGCGTTGCGCCTGAAGACCCACAGCTTCGACGAAGTACAGCGTCTGCGGATCGCGAACGGGCAACGCATTCAACAGTGCTGCGTTTGCGAGGCTGAAGACGCCGGCATTCGCACCGATCCCGAGGGCTAACAACACCAGGATGGCGCCCGTGCTTCCCGGCATGCGTAAGAGCAACCGCAGAGCGTAGTGCATGTTGCGGACTGTCGAATCCCACAATAGCGAGCGACGCATCGGAACAACTCCAGGGCTTGCCAGAATCGTGCTGGCGAATGGCTACGCGACCGACGTTTCACAGCCACAGCGAAATGGCGCTGTACGCGGAACAGGAAAACCGATCCACGCGTTGGTGTCAATCGTGATCTGTAGGGGCGGGTTTTTCGGCGGCGATCGCGAGCCGACCGTAGCAGCCTCGGAGGCGTGATCCAAGCGCAGCCTCCGCCAGTAAGCCATTCTAAACAGGAGACTTCATCAGGTCGTCGTAGATCCCGGCGACCGCCTCAGCCGAGGCGGCGGCGGTGAGATGCGCCAGGACGAAGTCCCTCCCCGAGCGTCCAAGGCGCACAGCTTTGTTCGGCTGGGCGGCTACGTCGACGAGTGCTTCCGCAAGCGCGTGCGGGTCATCTGGGCGGACCACCAAACCATTCACTCCATGACGAACTATTTCGGGAGTGCCTCCGCTCCTCGTCACCACGACGGGGACCGCCATCGCCATTGCCTCTACCACACACCGTCCGAGCCCCTCAGCATCGCTGCAGAGCGCGAGAACGTCGAGCGACGCGTG
This Luteitalea sp. DNA region includes the following protein-coding sequences:
- a CDS encoding glycosyltransferase, with amino-acid sequence MAAMSLRRPVIVLVRPWTRSIAYRPYLERIHSGRLLLDWCVERIGLQTDAPVYLMYSRASDEDCLAHVVPHLPVITAPTDLTPGLESLWALVQQIGLDDCIVADIELAFAPGGLIAELEAFHDAGGYTTSTVAGLPPMVAPDLLSRPLLKGLMELQVPDLPSHPRTALDLVERAQTAFDLGLSFRRGRLTPHGQISGGVMPSEVSIHASGDVEIARGVIEATDGASQQVSLLQLWRHQATERKGRHLSSWRSRHRSLPHDPKRVLYVSNPSACSGAEESLCQVVAHLDRDRYCAAGLVAMDGEFVSRMRPSTDVMFVRNQEFASSSLCNYRYVRSVLQEWAPNLIHNNGDSGTPLLIAASELQIPMVQHVRVVNLSSWRETLDSATKVIAVSHFIKHRVVACDVDENAVKVIYDGVDVSRFAPDVIARADARRRLQLPASLRTVLIIARFVANKRHDLLIRAIAELNRRHLSVHLLCVGEAMPNDRTYGQTLALVHELDLREQVTFAGFLADVRLAMAAADVLVLCSDYEPLGTCVLEAMAMGLPVVVTRAGGLVELLTHSGGGMLVDTSDVAALTRALDTILTDRCYARQLADAGLAYVRAHLTSSSTARDTMLLYDEVLDLETG
- a CDS encoding FtsX-like permease family protein produces the protein MRRSLLWDSTVRNMHYALRLLLRMPGSTGAILVLLALGIGANAGVFSLANAALLNALPVRDPQTLYFVEAVGLQAQRGGVSYPLFQSLRNETSALSHLAAFQTAELAVTIDGEFESVSAQYVSDNFFDLLGVRAVLGRVLLSENEQTMGRVDASGSVAVISHHFWEQRFGRRPDVLGKPIRVGERMATIVGVTGPEFFGLQPGQRVDVTFPLTLVNSRVLENNTASFLTAVGRLPVADSIDTAHTELQALLTRWVEGEGISDNIRGGYFSRVRLSTANKGLDALRLQFSGPLLVLMAIVGLVLFLACTNVASLLLMRMARRQQELSTRVALGANRSELVRQAAAETFLLVAGGTLLGLLVGWGTVNVLASLLLDPSDGFHLDVPLDARVVAFTATVALVAGLICGVAPVLWISRISPAQVIQQQSRAVIGGRGMLARGLLLCQVALAIMLLTATGLLARTLQALHSVDKGFQPEGVLAMRVEANNHAFSEAEIGGLWSTLLDDVRTIPGVSQVSFSSLTPLTTGGAGAIIGIPGFVAGSDADLQVTRNEVSPGYFSVMKIPVLAGRTFTTSDTADGQRVAMMSETAARFYFGGIHHALGKSFTLGQEFVQIVGVVQDTAYRSLREQPPRLLYLPLSQGLEQHFALTLAVGTSVDPLSLHNVIQDRINNRSGQILLRDAKTMDAQVEDSLRQERTLATLSTAFGSLALLLSAVGLYGMLLQSVIGRTREIGLRIAMGATPMAISRLLLKNVVLMMTIGVGLGLGGSLAVGRLLESQLFGVRPVDPVTLTATLLIFGITAAAACAIPLRYAVRIDPLVAIRDE